The Haemophilus parainfluenzae genome window below encodes:
- the rlmE gene encoding 23S rRNA (uridine(2552)-2'-O)-methyltransferase RlmE — MGKKKRSASSSRWLNEHFKDPFVQKAHKQKLRSRAYFKLDEIQQTDKLFKPGMTVVDLGAAPGGWSQYVVSQIGGKGRVIACDILDMNPIVGVDFLQGDFRDENVLNALLERVGEAKVDVVMSDMAPNFSGMPSVDIPRAMYLVELALDMCKQVLAKKGSFVVKVFQGEGFDEYLREIRSLFSVVKVRKPEASRGRSREVYIVASGYKGE; from the coding sequence ATGGGAAAGAAAAAACGTTCGGCGAGTTCTTCTCGTTGGCTAAACGAACATTTTAAAGATCCGTTTGTTCAGAAAGCACATAAACAAAAATTACGCTCACGTGCTTACTTTAAGTTAGATGAAATTCAACAAACGGATAAATTGTTTAAACCGGGAATGACTGTGGTGGATCTCGGTGCCGCACCAGGTGGTTGGTCACAATATGTTGTGAGCCAAATCGGTGGAAAGGGCCGAGTGATTGCTTGTGATATTTTGGATATGAATCCAATTGTCGGCGTGGATTTCTTGCAAGGCGATTTTCGTGACGAAAATGTGCTGAATGCATTATTAGAACGAGTTGGTGAAGCAAAAGTTGATGTCGTGATGTCTGATATGGCGCCAAATTTTAGTGGTATGCCATCTGTTGACATTCCTCGTGCAATGTATTTAGTTGAACTGGCTTTGGATATGTGTAAGCAAGTTTTGGCAAAAAAAGGCAGTTTTGTGGTCAAAGTATTCCAAGGAGAAGGTTTTGACGAGTATCTGCGCGAAATACGTTCACTCTTTAGTGTTGTAAAAGTGCGTAAGCCTGAGGCCTCTCGTGGGCGTTCTCGCGAAGTTTATATTGTAGCAAGCGGTTATAAAGGCGAATAG
- the yhbY gene encoding ribosome assembly RNA-binding protein YhbY, protein MTILSTKQKQFLKGLAHHLSPVVMLGGNGLTEGVLAEIDNALNHHELIKVKIAGADRETKQLIIDAIVRETKSSNIQTIGHVLVLYRPSEEGKIQLPRK, encoded by the coding sequence ATGACAATATTATCAACAAAACAAAAACAATTTTTAAAAGGACTCGCTCATCACCTTAGCCCTGTCGTCATGCTTGGCGGTAACGGCTTAACCGAAGGGGTATTGGCCGAAATCGATAATGCGTTAAATCATCACGAATTAATCAAAGTAAAAATTGCTGGCGCAGATCGCGAAACCAAACAATTAATTATTGATGCGATTGTTCGTGAAACCAAATCATCTAACATTCAAACCATCGGACATGTTTTGGTGCTTTATCGACCAAGCGAGGAAGGTAAAATCCAGCTGCCTCGTAAATAA
- the ftsH gene encoding ATP-dependent zinc metalloprotease FtsH: MVKNLVLWVVVAIVMMTAYQSFNSNGVSDSTDYTTFVYDVSNSQVKEARFDANEITVTKNDGSKYMTVMPPLEDKKLLDDLLNKKVKIEGTPFEKRSLLSQILISWFPMLFLVGVWIFFMRQMQGGGGKAMSFGKSRAKMLTQDQIKVTFADVAGCDEAKEEVAEIVDFLREPKKFQNLGGKIPKGILMVGPPGTGKTLLAKAIAGEAKVPFFTISGSDFVEMFVGVGASRVRDMFEQAKKNAPCLIFIDEIDAVGRQRGAGLGGGHDEREQTLNQMLVEMDGFGGNEGVIVIAATNRPDVLDPALTRPGRFDRQVVVGLPDVKGREQILKVHMRKVPVADDVDAMTLARGTPGYSGADLANLVNEAALFAARSNKRTVSMLEFEKAKDKINMGPERRTMIMTDKQKESTAYHEAGHAIVGYLVPEHDPVHKVTIIPRGRALGVTFFLPEGDQISISQKQLESKLSTLYAGRLAEDLIYGEENISTGASNDIKVATNIARNMVTQWGFSDKLGPILYTEDEGEVFLGRSMAKAKHMSDETAHAIDEEVRAIVNRNYARARQILIDNMDILHAMKDALVKYETIEEEQIKQLMNREPVTPPSGWEDNKDTKSTAKPQEEKTENAVNHSEDPEA; the protein is encoded by the coding sequence ATGGTCAAAAATCTAGTTCTATGGGTTGTGGTAGCAATTGTCATGATGACAGCTTACCAAAGTTTTAATTCCAATGGCGTGAGTGATTCAACAGATTACACAACCTTTGTGTATGATGTGAGTAACAGTCAAGTGAAGGAAGCGCGCTTTGATGCGAATGAAATCACTGTGACCAAAAATGACGGTTCTAAATATATGACCGTGATGCCACCGTTGGAAGACAAAAAGCTCTTAGATGACTTATTAAATAAAAAAGTTAAAATCGAAGGTACGCCTTTTGAAAAACGCAGTTTATTATCACAAATTTTAATTTCGTGGTTCCCAATGTTATTCCTTGTAGGGGTATGGATTTTCTTCATGCGTCAAATGCAAGGCGGTGGCGGGAAAGCTATGAGCTTCGGTAAAAGCCGCGCTAAAATGCTGACCCAAGATCAAATTAAGGTGACTTTTGCAGATGTTGCAGGTTGTGATGAAGCAAAAGAAGAAGTGGCTGAAATAGTTGACTTCTTGCGTGAACCGAAAAAATTCCAAAACCTTGGGGGGAAAATTCCAAAAGGGATTTTGATGGTAGGTCCTCCAGGTACAGGTAAAACCTTATTAGCGAAAGCTATTGCGGGTGAAGCAAAAGTGCCTTTCTTTACCATTTCAGGTTCTGACTTTGTAGAGATGTTTGTGGGTGTTGGTGCTTCTCGTGTACGTGATATGTTCGAGCAAGCGAAGAAAAATGCACCATGCTTAATCTTTATTGATGAAATTGATGCGGTAGGTCGTCAACGTGGTGCTGGCTTAGGTGGTGGACACGATGAGCGTGAACAAACCCTTAACCAAATGCTAGTTGAAATGGATGGTTTCGGTGGTAACGAAGGCGTAATCGTTATTGCTGCAACTAACCGTCCAGATGTACTTGATCCTGCATTAACGCGTCCAGGTCGTTTTGACCGTCAAGTCGTTGTGGGTTTACCGGATGTGAAAGGTCGTGAGCAAATTTTAAAAGTTCACATGCGTAAAGTGCCTGTGGCTGATGATGTAGATGCAATGACACTTGCTCGTGGTACACCTGGTTATTCAGGTGCAGATTTAGCGAACTTAGTGAATGAAGCTGCACTATTTGCTGCGCGTAGCAATAAACGTACTGTATCGATGCTTGAGTTTGAAAAAGCCAAAGATAAGATCAATATGGGACCTGAACGTCGCACCATGATCATGACGGATAAACAAAAAGAATCGACAGCGTACCATGAAGCGGGTCATGCCATTGTGGGTTACTTAGTGCCTGAACATGATCCGGTACATAAAGTCACGATTATCCCTCGTGGCCGAGCATTAGGTGTAACTTTCTTCTTACCTGAAGGCGATCAAATTAGTATCAGCCAAAAACAATTAGAAAGTAAACTTTCAACACTTTATGCGGGACGCTTAGCAGAAGATTTGATTTACGGTGAAGAAAATATTTCTACCGGTGCATCTAACGATATTAAAGTGGCAACCAATATTGCACGTAATATGGTGACTCAATGGGGCTTCTCAGATAAACTTGGTCCGATTCTTTACACTGAAGATGAAGGCGAAGTGTTCTTAGGTCGCTCAATGGCGAAAGCAAAACATATGTCTGACGAAACAGCACATGCAATTGATGAAGAAGTTCGTGCGATTGTGAATCGTAACTATGCGAGAGCAAGACAGATTTTGATCGACAATATGGATATTCTTCACGCTATGAAAGATGCGTTAGTGAAATATGAAACCATTGAAGAAGAACAAATCAAGCAGCTAATGAATCGTGAACCTGTTACTCCACCATCAGGTTGGGAAGATAACAAAGACACGAAATCAACAGCAAAACCGCAAGAAGAGAAAACTGAAAATGCGGTTAATCATTCAGAAGATCCTGAAGCATAA